Genomic segment of Populus nigra chromosome 14, ddPopNigr1.1, whole genome shotgun sequence:
CAAGTGTGGGCCAAGGTCAATTTTCCATGTTGTGCTTGTAATAATTATGAGAATTCAAGGAGCCAAAAGCTTTGGCCCTAAAACCCAGTAGTCGTTTGGACTCTCTCTAGGAAAGGAAAATGATGCGATATGGGTCACGTGAAAACTTAGGGGTTGCTTGTTACTTGCTGCAGCTCTTAAATGAAATGTAGCTAGGTCATGGGCCCTACGAAAAGtactattgaaaaaacaaaaaagaccgACCCTTTTACAAGCTCAAGGAGTTGAGGGTAAAGCTCTGTCTCCCTTAATTTGATGATTTCGGTGGAAATGGACTCGATGCCCTGAGTGGCGACCATCATTTGGGACTGCAACTTCTCTACTTCTTTCTTGGTCTTCTCGGTCTTTACATACTCAACCCTCTTCACCTCTAGCTTCCTCAGCAAAGCCAACTTCTTCTCATGCTCAATTTTCAAACTCTCAGCATTCTACAGCACAGCAGCATAATCTCtcgattaaaattaaaaaaagggaaaaaaagtacttataaataacataagaatatcatctttaattagatagatagatagatagagacAGGACAGCCTATGACTCccttttttactctttttgaCCCATCAAGTACAACTAGAGATAATCCAATATGTAAACAACAAAACATGTCTACATACAAAATATGGTCCATCAAGGCCATACCTTGACCTCCAGGAAGAGCTTCTTCTCCCAGGCATATAGTCTCTCCACCGTTGAACAATGACTAACATGAGCTGCGCCCCCGCTTCCTCCATGACTAACAACCATTTCCTCACTAATCTTTCCAAACCCATTAAGCTTTGGACTTGAACCCCATGTCCACAATGATGGACTGGTCAAACGGCATCCATAATTATAACCTTTACCTGCAACATCAACAAACAAAATGAACATGACCCAAGAAAACGAAACAAATCAAACATCTGAATAAAAGACAAAGAACCCATTTTTGATTCCCTAGTTTTCTCATTAACCAAACAaagtcaaaacaagaaaatgggactataataaaacaaatgtataaaactACAAGATCAAATACTAACTAACCTCCTTTGCTTTGACTTACTGACAAGTTAGGGCTTGAAACTTccaaaacacaagaaagttgaCCACCAGCATCAGCAGCTTTAAGAAAATATTCATCGACTTCTTTAATGATCTCCACCAAATCTTTACTATTTCTTGAAACCACCATAGCAAGCTCACTCCCACTTCCACTAGCAGTCTCTTTCGAAAACCCACTAACCACCGAAGGTGGGACCACCGCTACCATCTCCGATGCAGTGGCGGTGGTGGTCACCTCCTCccactcctcctcctccattgaCCTCGGCGGAGGAGGGACAAAGGGGTCCCAGAAATCCCAACTCGACGCCGCCACTGGTGGAGGCGGTGGAGGAGGGGGCGGAAGCGGGGAGGCAGCGGTTGCGGTGGTTGTGGTTGTCCATGTGTCTGAGCTTGGGCTCATGGGAGGTGGGGGAGGTGGTAGTGGGGTGGGTGGTAGTGGTGGCGGGGAGGGATGGATGGGTGGGAGGCGgcggtgatggtggtggtggtggtggaggtcgGTTTCAGTGTTGGAGAACTGAAGAAGGGCTGATCCAGTACTGCGAAGTGAACGGATGTACATTGCATGTGAAGCAGAAAGAGATTGTCTTGCTTTGACAAGTTGTTTCATGTATCTCTTCCTTGCTTTGCATCTTGACACCATCTCTTCTCTCTCTATTCTTGAGTAACAACAACCcatgctgttgctgttgctgtctCTCTACACGCTCTAGATCAAGCCTGTCCTTTGGTTGCGTTTTGGTGTTCTTGATTTGGAGCCAAAAGGAAAGGTGAAACACTTTTTGCAAGCGAGAGAGTGAGAGAACTTACAGTACTTAGATCAGTGTTCGATGGGCTTTCATGGTCATTGATTACTTGCTTCCGTGGaaccaaacaaaagaaacaaagatcaCACAAAAAATAGGGTTATTAGCTACTACAAAAACATGGCACCGTTTAAGCTTTTTTTCCTTCGCTAAAAGAAAAAGTTTCTGGGTTTTTCAAAATGACCTTTGTTTTGGCTATCTCTATCTAGGCGTCTTTCTAGGTCTGGGATATGTTTTGGTTTTGGTAGGGGTGATGGTGGTAGTGGTGATGGAGTAACAGTCTTTTGAGAGGTACGTACCAAGACAATGTACATTGGGCAGAGAGCTAGGCAagtcattttatatttgaaatttagaGTCGAAAATACccctattaaaaataaaattaagttaaaattatttattttttaaaaaaactattaatttaaaggaaaaaaataaaaaatttaagtattatcgattattaatatttcatgttttactcttaatattttgatttttatttttttatttaattttatttttaaaattttttttatatatctataatcttatttttaatttttcttaaatttaattctttaatttttttttagttgaccTTTatactcttgattttttttttatgaatgtgaattttcattttaattttttttttaaattcaaaatttaatgatatttcaagtttaactctcaatattttaatttttaattttgattcttaatcctttttattaaattttaatttgtttttaattttatctttaaatccatactcttgattttttatattttttttcaaatttaatcttcattctatttatttttattttttttattttagattcttttattaatttgatttttttttattttacccttcaattcaagattttaagTTCTcctctcattttgtttttcaaataaggtctatattttcttaattgctatttttttttattttgtataattgaattttttttttattttatcatttaacatttgatttattgggaTCTGATCTTCATGGTTTTTctcatagtttttagacccgaCCCGAGACAAGTACTGGGTCACGGGTTGAATTGGTTGACCCGAGTTAACcaaattttttgatttgataaaaaaacaaaaatgatattattttgaaaaaaaaagaaaataatcaacgATTTTGACTTGATTTTGACTAGAGTTACCCCGAGGTAACCAGACATGGGTTAACccgggttttttttatcatttatactAGATCAATTCTTCccaaatttcttataaaattcaGCTCAGTTTAAGCCCCGGATCACAGGTCAATCTATTAGGTCGAGCCAAGTTTTTCAGATGGGGTGCTTCCAGTTTAGTCATTGGCTagggtcatgagtttgaaaagttaataagggttgacattgttttttttttcaaattacatccttcaaagttgttcattttaaaaaatgaaatttgttattttctttgatttacatTCAATTAGGTTATCCTCGTCTTATGATCTACACAGGAGGTGTGGTCGGGTGACCCAGGTTTTTTTAGGTCgatttttattattcttgttgattttctccttcaaaattcaattctttttaatattaagctttgttttttttttctgttatgtCTTCTACTAAATTATCTCGTTCTTATGACTTGCTCGCAAGTTTTTGCAATGTTATACAGGTTTGTTAGTACTttgttattttagaattttttgtttaattattttttttattttatcattctacaTTTGGATTCTCATGAttgataatagttatttttttaattttttttccatgaaattgtgatttttttttcttttttaaaatacactaatatcgtttaaacattatttttttttttaaaaaaaaaacaaattagctgGACTGCAGAGCCGCGTGTCACATATACAGTAGCTACAACATGCAGGGCATAATCCGAATTTGTTTGTTGGGTTTGGAAGGTAGAGGCCATGTTGAGGTTGAGGAGATTCCTGGTGGGGGTAAATAAGTTGATCTTGAAGGGTTTGAATTACCAATTTGCCACATGATTTGTGAAAGAGAATGGAGGGTGTTTTGGTAACTTGAGATTTCAAGGCCCACAAAATCGGATAAAAAATTGGAGAGAGTAGcggtaataattaattaaagag
This window contains:
- the LOC133672887 gene encoding protein ALTERED PHOSPHATE STARVATION RESPONSE 1-like, translating into MGCCYSRIEREEMVSRCKARKRYMKQLVKARQSLSASHAMYIRSLRSTGSALLQFSNTETDLHHHHHHHRRLPPIHPSPPPLPPTPLPPPPPPMSPSSDTWTTTTTATAASPLPPPPPPPPPVAASSWDFWDPFVPPPPRSMEEEEWEEVTTTATASEMVAVVPPSVVSGFSKETASGSGSELAMVVSRNSKDLVEIIKEVDEYFLKAADAGGQLSCVLEVSSPNLSVSQSKGGKGYNYGCRLTSPSLWTWGSSPKLNGFGKISEEMVVSHGGSGGAAHVSHCSTVERLYAWEKKLFLEVKNAESLKIEHEKKLALLRKLEVKRVEYVKTEKTKKEVEKLQSQMMVATQGIESISTEIIKLRETELYPQLLELVKGSMCMWRSMYELHQVQTHIVQQLKYLNTIPSTEPTSEIHRQSTLQLELEVHQWHQSFCNVVKAQRDYIQSLTGWLRLSLFQFSKNPISRTSQESRIYSLCEEWHHAVDRIPDKVASEGIKSFLAVIHAIVVQQAEEHKQKKKSESAFKEFEKKAAELRSLESKYGPYSMPETPSTTRKKDPVMEKRAKFEISRAKAEEEKSKHEKSISITRSMTMNNLQMGFPHVFQAMVGFSSVCMNAFESLYNQAKNGDQEHDVKWLLP